Below is a window of Ananas comosus cultivar F153 unplaced genomic scaffold, ASM154086v1, whole genome shotgun sequence DNA.
TGAAACCAACGCTATTCATATCCAGACGGCTCAAGTTGCCCAGCAGATTATTAAATGATTCTTTCGGGCTGACAACGCCTCTTGAAATTATTATATCTCAAAGAAGACTTTTGAGactttagaagcttcaatcaaaGGAATGAAGCATGAATTGGACTCTAAGGAAAGGTCGAGTGTAAGTGATGCCGTAAGGGTTCATATCCATCTAGGTATGGTGAGTTGATGTCGTTGCTGCGATTTTGAGGACTCTAGGACTCGTAAATTGATATGCGGCTTAGAGAACGGTATTACGGAAGATTAGTGTAGTGTAATATCAAATATGTCAAAGATGGACAGCTTGTTTATTGCTTGAACCAATCTGCTAGCATACTCATTTGACAAAAAACTACATATCAATATAAAGAAGAGAAGACGATGAGGACCCACGCGAAGTTGTCTACTGCCAATTTTAAGCTCGCAACCGATAGAATTTATGTCAGATAATGAAGCGTTCACTTACAACAGAATTAAGATATATAGGCACAAATATTTAAGCGgaacttttgagtaagtgtcatTATATGCTAacacttaaaaacacatctactaatgcctaataTAAAACCgcatccaaccaaaaataaagattactctactcgaACCAGCCACACCAGTCCATTGGCCGATGACAaacagagaaagaaaaaaaaaagaaaaatcaattatcatcttttcttctcgGTGCGTATCACTCAACATCCACCTGAAGCTTCTAGACGAACGAGCGTTTATTGTCGTTCTCCTCCGCCACGCAGCCAACGAGATTAGAGATTTTGGCGGTTGCTTAAATGCTAAAATAGATGTGGAAAGTTAGCAGCCACTTTTtaggtatatagcgacactcttgtaactgtcactatatacctaatgaccccacatatagcaacactttgtaaaagtgtcggtaattttagctagcagcacttttttaacatgtacctacatttaaaaatgtcgctatagaccatttttgttgtagtggtttGAGAGATTTCCAAGTTGAGGAGGTACCGTTCCACCGAAACAAGCTTGAGAGAGGTTAAGATACCGCAAATTTTTTAGAGAACCAAAGTACGCAGGGATGCGAATCCCATTGAAATTGTTCAAGCTGAGATCTAAGCACTTCAGATGATTTAAGAGAAGCAGAGATGGATTGATCTTACCACTCAAAGCCGATGACGGTCTTTTATTAACATCGTTATAGGAGTTTCGCAGGTTGAGTTTCAAAACATGACCGGTTGTGTTGCTACAAACGACTCCCCGCCATTTGTAGCAGTCTTGGCCTTCCCACGAGGACAGGCGGTTGCTTGGATCAGTGAGGCCCGCTTTGACAGCCAGCAATGCATTTCTCTCGGTCTCGACGCACCCGCGTGCTGCAAATGCTTGGATGCCTATGACCAGAATCACAAAAAAAATCGGAAGAGCCATACTGTTCTAAACAAGTAGTAACTAATTTAGTCGGAAGGCTATGAATGGATCATCAAAATCtggagattatatatatatatatatatatggtgatgGTCACCAGCCACCAGGTGTTGTGGACATAATTGAAACGGCCTTGGACTCTTGGAAAAAAATCTAGTTGGTTTGTTGACTTTGAACAGCATTAAAGTGTGTTGTCACTTGAAATTATTTTGTCGAAATCCCAATGAGCATCAACAAGTAGATGAATGATCTGGAATAAAAACAAGGTTNNNNNNNNNNNNNNNNNNNNNNNNNNNNNNNNNNNNNNNNNNNNNNNNNNNNNNNNNNNNNNNNNNNNNNNNNNNNNNNNNNNNNNNNNNNNNNNNNNNNNNNNNNNNNNNNNNNNNNNNNNNNNNNNNNNNNNNNNNNNNNNNNNNNNNNNNNNNNNNNNNNNNNNNNNNNNNNNNNNNNNNNNNNNNNNNNNNNNNNNNNNNNNNNNNNNNNNNNNNNNNNNNNNNNNNNNNNNNNNNNNNNNNNNNNNNNNNNNNNNNNNNNNNNNNNNNNNNNNNNNNNNNNNNNNNNNNNNNNNNNNNNNNNNNNNNNNNNNNNNNNNNNNNNNNNNNNNNNNNNNNNNNNNNNNNNNNNNNNNNNNNNNNNNNNNNNNNNNNNNNNNNNNNNNNNNNNNNNNNNNNNNNNNNNNNNNNNNNNNNNNNNNNNNNNNNNNNNNNNNNNNNNNNNNNNNNNNNNNNNNNNNNNNNNNNNNNNNNNNNNNNNNNNNNNNNNNNNNNNNNNNNNNNNNNNNNNNNNNNNNNNNNNNNNNNNNNNNNNNNNNNNNNNNNNNNNNNNNNNNNNNNNNNNNNNNNNNNNNNNNNNNNNNNNNNNNNNNNNNNNNNNNNNNNNNNNNNNNNNNNNNNNNNNNNNNNNNNNNNNNNNNNNNNNNNNNNNNNNNNNNNNNNNNNNNNNNNNNNNNNNNNNNNNNNNNNNNNNNNNNNNNNNNNNNNNNNNNNNNNNNNNNNNNNNNNNNNNNNNNNNNNNNNNNNNNNNNNNNNNNNNNNNNNNNNNNNNNNNNNNNNNNNNNNNNNNNNNNNNNNNNNNNNNNNNNNNNNNNNNNNNNNNNNNNNNNNNNNNNNNNNNNNNNNNNNNNNNNNNNNNNNNNNNNNNNNNNtatatatatatatatatatatatatatatatatatatatatatatatatatatatatatatatatattttcatccaatATGAGACTATTTGGGCGTGTTATGACAAATGCACAAATGGAAACAAAATGGCGAATACGAAACAATCAAATCACAACCAGAAAATAAAGAGAACATACAGATTTACATGAAAAATTCTTTGCAGGGAAAAAATCAtaggcgagggaggagagaacttctCTATCAAACGAAAAAGAGAATACAATGTTCAGATAATACAGCCGACCACCATCTCatgcctctagggcaaaaactaAAAAGGAAACTCTTAACGGGTTTCGGATCTGatccgctacccaccacagacattcatttttccttcatAAATTTACTTTCTAATTTGATCGCACCACAAAACTGTCGGCGAGTCGAAAATCTGAACTTAAGTCGATTTAAagaatttcgagtcacatctaacaggATGTTACAAAAACTGCTCCTGAATCTATGGCCCAATCCTTCATGCACGTCGCATattcattcaaaatttaaaaatttttaacttcaCGTAATTCTGGGCCCACCTATATTCTTGCCGAAGCTCTCTCCTTGACACGATACCGAAGTcgtgttttcctttttttttttttttttttcaccgaatCCATTTTCGATGCCACGAATCTTCTTTTTTTAGTTTCAGTCACCAagtcgttttttttttacttttgttgcTAAAAGTATACAGAGCTtagctaaattataaattattttgatttaattttttaaacttttaaaattttaattttattatttaaattttaaattgtttgatttaaatcaatCAACGATAccttgactttaaaatttaaatatgttgtTTATCTTTGCAGGTTTagttagttagtatatttcatacaattcttGCAGTTATAactttattaaagtaaataatcagcttaaattttaaagtcaagatGTCGTTGGcagactcaaatcaaacaaattaaaaaatttgatagtaaaatcaaagttttaaaagtttggataataaattcaaaatagtccGTAATTCAGATAATTTCTAAAAGTTCTTATCAATTTTGTTTATCAAATTTGAGATACCGTTTGATTTAGGTATTAGGGAGGGAAAAATAAGCCACTGTTCCCCCACTAACACCAGAACGAGGGTTGAAATGTTGCTCCCcacttttaataaattttttgaaaataacctGCTGGAACAAGAATTaagataattaatttaaaactcattagctaattaatttattcattaATGTAGTTAATATGCTAacttattttgtaattaattaaatcattcACTAGTAAAGCCAAGATATCGATAGGCAATTTAAATAgtacatagttcagataaattatatatatttttactaaaaaaaaataacataaaaaccATAGCCCTATTCGATAATAAGTACATATATAAAGCNNNNNNNNNNNNNNNNNNNNNNNNNNNNNNNNNNNNNNNNNNNNNNNNNNNNNNNNNNNNNNNNNNNNNNNNNNNNNNNNNNNNNNNNNNNNNNNNNNNNNNNNNNNNNNNNNNNNNNNNNNNNNNNNNNNNNNNNNNNNNNNNNNNNNNNNNNNNNNNNNNNNNNNNNNNNNNNNNNNNNNNNNNNNNNNNNNNNNNNNNNNNNNNNNNNNNNNNNNNNNNNNNNNNNNNNNNNNNNNNNNNNNNNNNNNNNNNNNNNNNNNNNNNNNNNNNNNNNNNNNNNNNNNNNNNNNNNNNNNNNNNNNNNNNNNNNNNNNNNNNNNNNNNNNNNNNNNNNNNNNNNNNNNNNNNNNNNNNNNNNNNNNNNNNNNNNNNNNNNNNNNNNNNNNNNNNNNNNNNNNNNNNNNNNNNNNNNNNNNNNNNNNNNNNNNNNNNNNNNNNNNNNNNNNNNNNNNNNNNNNNNNNNNNNNNNNNNNNNNNNNNNNNNNNNNNNNNNNNNNNNNNNNNNNNNNNNNNNNNNNNNNNNNNNNNNNNNNNNNNNNNNNNNNNNNNNNNNNNNNNNNNNNNNNNNNNNNNNNNNNNNNNNNNNNNNNNNNNNNNNNNNNNNNNNNNNNNNNNNNNNNNNNNNNNNNNNNNNNNNNNNNNNNNNNNNNNNNNNNNNNNNNNNNNNNNNNNNNNNNNNNNNNNNNNNNNNNNNNNNNNNNNNNNNNNNNNNNNNNNNNNNNNNNNNNNNNNNNNNNNNNNNNNNNNNNNNNNNNNNNNNNNNNNNNNNNNNNNNNNNNNNNNNNNNNNNNNNNNNNNNNNNNNNNNNNNNNNNNNNNNNNNNNNNNNNNNNNNNNNNNNNNNNNNNNNNNNNNNNNNNNNNNNNNNNNNNNNNNNNNNNNNNNNNNNNNNNttctttttttttttttttttttttttttttttttttttttttttttttttttttccgaaggcGCTCCTGAAGGAA
It encodes the following:
- the LOC109705364 gene encoding leucine-rich repeat receptor-like protein CLAVATA2 gives rise to the protein MALPIFFVILVIGIQAFAARGCVETERNALLAVKAGLTDPSNRLSSWEGQDCYKWRGVVCSNTTGHVLKLNLRNSYNDVNKRPSSALSGKINPSLLLLNHLKCLDLSLNNFNGIRIPAYFGSLKNLR